The genomic window TCTTGAAAATGGAATGCGTGTGTTCCGTGAATATGCGATTTCTGGCATTACAGCAAATATTGAACGTTGTAAAGAACTTGTGGAGAATAGCGTAGGTATTGTGACCGCCATTAATCCGCATGTTGGGTATGAAGTGGCAACAAGAATTGCGAAAGAGGCATTAGAAACAGAGCGACCAGTTCGGGAAATTTGCCTGGAGCGAGGCATCTTATCTGAAGAGGAATTAAATGAAATCCTTGATCCAAAAGAGATGACCAAGCCTGGTATCGCTGGGTCTCGATTCTTACCACTTTAAAAATAAAAGCTCTTATGTCATACTAAAATAAATAGCAAAGACTAGGGGTGCCCGATGAAGTTGGGCTGAGAATAAGAACGTGTTTCTTTTACCCTTTAACCTGATCTGGATTACACCAGCGGAGGGAAGTCGGCATACGCAGATTAAACAATGTAGCGTGTAAACCGTAACCCTTGTGGTTACGGTTTTTTTGCGAAAGGGAGTGCAGTGAAGATGAAAGATTTTCAACTTTATGTGATAACAGGAGAAGCATTTCATAAAGGCAAAGAGCTTGTGACGGTTATGGAGGATGCGATAAAGGGCGGCGCCGATTTTATACAACTTCGCGATAAAACAAGCAGTCGAAAAGAAGTTTTCGAAAAAGCTAAGCAGCTCAAAGAACTTTGTCGGTCATATGAAATTCCTTTTATCGTAAACGATTATATCGATATCGCTATGGCTGTTGATGCAGATGGCGTTCACGTAGGACAAGATGATATGCCTCTCGCTCATGTTCGTAAGCTAGTGGGCGACGATAAGATTATTGGTGTCTCTACTCATAAATTAGAAGAAGCGTTAGAAGCCGAGCGAGGTGGTGCTGATTATATTGGTGTCGGCCCAATCTTTAAAACCAATAGTAAAGAAGATGTCGTTGATCCGGTAACAACATCCTATATTAAAGAAATTAAAGCCAATCTTTCCATTCCATTTGTAGCAATCGGCGGTATAAAAACCCATAACGTTCGCGAAGTAATTGAAGCAGGAGCGGATGCGGTATGTGTGATTACAGAGGTTGTTGCAGCTGACGATGTGCAGGCAGCTGCAGAACGGCTGACTAAAGCGATTAATGAGGCGAAAGCATGAAACTAACGATAAATGGAAAAGAACGTATTGTAGAAAGTAAGACATTGCTTGATTTAATGACAGAGTTAAATGTAAATGGGCAGCTTGTCGTAGTGGAATTAGCTGGAGACATCATTCCAAGAGAAAAATGGAGTGTAACCGAGCTCGACGAACAAAAGCCTGTTGAGCTTGTTCATTTTGTTGGAGGAGGTTGAACATGAAAAAAGAATCATTGACTATTAACGGAAAGACACTTCAATCACGCTTTTTCTTGGGAACAGGTCGCTATCCGAACCCGTTTGTTCAAAATGAAGCCATCAAAGCATCGGGAGCAGAGGTGCTAACTTTTGCTTTAAGACGTGTTAATTTGGAGGCGCCAATGGAAGATTCCATTTTGCAACATTTACATGGTGAAACCTTTCAATATTTACCTAATACGTCTGGTGCTTCCACTGCAGAGGAAGCCATTCGAATTGCACGTCTCGCAAAAGCATCTGGTTTAAGCGATTGGATTAAAATTGAAATTAGTGCTTCGGAAAAAACGTTGCTACCTGATCCGATTGAAACGTTAAAAGCAACCGAAGTTCTTGTATCAGAAGGGTTTACTGTTTTACCATATACGTCAGATGACCCTATTCTCTGCAAACGATTAGAAGAAGCAGGTGCACATGCGGTTATGCCAGGCGCAGCGCCCATTGGAACAGGTCTAGGTATACTCAACGAATACAATTTAGGTTTAATTGTAGAAGATGCGAGAGTACCAATTATTGTTGATGCTGGCCTGGGCACAGCTAGCGATGTGACAAAAGCGATGGAACTTGGTGTGGATGGAATTTTAATGAATACGCCAGTTGCAAAAGCTAAAGACCCTGTAAAAATGGCAACGTCCATGCGCTTAGCTATTGAAGCAGGTGAATTGGCGTATGAGGCGGGAAGAATAGCTAAAAAACCATATGCAAGTGCAAGTAGTCCAACAAGTTATTAGATGAACGAGTGAGGTTTTATTATGCAGAAAGTCGTTATTGTTGGCGGGGGTATTATCGGATTATCGATTGCCTTAAGGCTCGCAAATAAAGGGGTACATGTAACCGTCTTGGAAAAGAATACATGTGGGGGACAAGCTTCAGGTGCAGCAGCAGGCATGCTAGCACCTTTTTCTGAAATCGGGGAAGATCAAGATGTGTTTTTTGACTTTAGCTTAGCAAGCCTTCGAATGTACCCTGAGTGGCAAGCGTTCGTTAGAGAAACATCTGGTGTGGAATTTGAATTTTCTCCATCCGGGACCCTACATTGCGTGTACCATGAAGCGGATTTATTGCCCCTATCATCGAGGATATCTTGGCAAAGTGAATACAATGAAGACATGCGCATATTAACTCAAGAAGAAGTATTAGAACGAGAACCCCACTTATCAAGAGACATAAAAGGGGCCATTTATTATCCAAATGAAGCCCATATTTATGCCCCAGATTTTGTGAAGGCTTTAATAGCAGCATGTAGAAATTTAAAAGTAGACATTTATGAGCAATTAGGTGAAGTGGAAATTGTAGAAGGTTCGTCTGTTCGTCTCAAGACTGATACAATGGAATGGGAAGCTGATCAAGTAGTCATTGCCACAGGAGCGTGGGCGATGAAGCAAGGAGAAGCGCTCGGGCTGCAGTTGCCCGTCTATCCAATTCGAGGGCAAATTTGTGCCTATCGACCAGAAAAGCCGCTCTTAAGTCACATTGTTTATACGAGTCAAGGCTATCTCGTACCAAAAGCAAATGGTACAATTGTTAACGGAGCTTCTGAAGACATTGCGGGATTTGAAACAGCTGTTACTGCCAAAGGGATTGATCGCTTAAAACGCTGGAACAAAAAAATGGTACCAGCTCTTGAAGAAGAAACCCCGTTTCATGAGTGGGCAGGCTTGCGTCCGGCCACACAAGACGGTTTTCCGTTTATTGGACGTTTAACCAATCACCCCTCTGTGTATCTAGCATGCGGTCATTACCGTAACGGGATTTTATTAAGTGCGATAACAGCAAAAGTGGTGGCGGAAGATCTTTTAGGCGAAAAGGTTTCATTCCCACTTCAAGCGTTTCATCCTGAACGCTTTTCATAGGAGGAAAAAATGACAATTCCTAAAATGTTGTCCGTCGCAGGATCTGATTCTGGTGGAGGGGCTGGCATCCAAGCAGATATTAAAACAGGTCAAGAGTTAGGTGTCTATACGACAACTGCCGTTACGGCATTAACAGCGCAAAATACAGTGGGTGTGCAAGAGGTTTTTCCGGTTAGTACTGATTTTCTGAAGGCTCAGCTTGAGGCAGTGCTCAGCGACATTGGAACCGATGTTTTAAAGACGGGTATGCTTGTTAGTGAGGAACATATTCAAGTTGTCTGTCATGTAATAGACGCATATTCAATTAAAAATGTTGTTGTCGATCCGGTAATGGCATCAACGAGTGGATCGGGTTTGTTAAATGAGGCTGGTGTTACAGCCTTAAAAGAAACGTTGCTGCCGCGAACGACCGTCTTTACACCGAATATACCAGAAGCGCTACGATTGACTAACACACATGAACCAATCACCATTGCAGATCTAAAGGAACTCGCGGTACAATTGTATCAGTTTGGTCCTGATGTTGTTGTATTAAAAGGTGGGCACTTTAATGGAGACGCAGTGGATGTATTTTACGATGGAACGAAATTAGAATTGCTGACTGAAAAGCGAATTCAACTTACGAATACGCACGGAACGGGTTGTACATTTGCTTCGGCTATAGCAGCTGAACTCGCCAAAGGATCAATCCCTCTTGAAGCAGTAAAGCGAGCAAAAGTTTTTATAACAGAAGCGATCCGTTATGGTCTACCGATCGGTAAAGGGAACGGGCCTACCAATCACGCCGCTTACAAAAAGAGCAGATAAGGAGTAAGAAAAGTGAAAAGGCACTGGGTTGTATTTATTCTACCGGCTATTTTAATGGTTTTTATCGCGCTAGGAGGCTTTATCTATTTATCGCAAGACGATACGCTGAGTAACGAGGAACTACAGAAAGAAGTAGAATTTACTGCTGTCTTCCAGCAGCAAGCCGTTACAATCGAATGGGCGTGGCCCCAACTTCCGACAGAAGGCATTTATGGCATAGATTATATCGGGTTGTCGTTTGACGGAGATCCACAAGCCGTTGAAATAGGTCAGGTAACGCTTCCTGTCGAACCAGAACAAACCTATGACGGTTTCGCTGTAGAGAATGGGATTATTTTTGCATTTCCGACAGAGATGCAAGAGCATCAAAGTGTCGGTACAAGAGGCCAACTTATTCAAGGGTTACCGCCAGAAGTAGATGTAGAAAATGTTAAGGTGACGTTGTTACATACTTGGACAAACCATGAGGACCTACTACTTGAAGACGCAACGTTTGCAAATCCTCAATTCGGACAAGCGAAAAATGTTCAGCATTGGGTTAAGACGTATTCATTGGAGGATTTACTTGAGAATTAGTGGAATGTCGTTTGAAAAAGGTGTATTTTTCATGACAAATCAAACACTTGCTTGTAGCTTTCATGATCGAGAGGGTGAGCTTCGTTCATGGAGTAAGCCTCTAAATGCAAAGACACTTGGTCATGCAACACTGCTCGTGTGGCGATCAAGTTCTTTCTGGTTTAAAGCGATTTGTGGACTAGTTATTCTTTTCATTGTTGTACCTAAGCTACTGCCGATATCATGGCAAGGCATTCCCTTTTATAGTTTTTTCTACTTATTATTTGGTACGCATTTTTTCTTTCCGGGCGAGTTAAAACAATATCACGCAGCAGAGCATCAAGTATTTAGCACAAGAGGAAAAGTAAATCATCAAGAGATGGAAAAGGTGGCACAGGCATCGGTACGTAACCGTGGCTGTTCGACTGGACTTGTGGTCGTCTACTTTTTGAGTGTCGCCATACTCACTCTGCTTAGTGTAGTCTTCTTTTCTATAATGACAAGCTTAATGCTTGGCTCCTATGTTGCTTTATTGTTTGTAGCGCTATATGTTAGGTTTAATCGCCATTTTACTTTTAAGTGGGTTGTGGCAATTGTATTGCCTCTCTCGTATTGGTTACAAGAACGGGTTACGACAAAAACGCCTACACAAAAGCATCTTGAATGTGCAATTGAAAGTTATGTTCAACTAGGGAAAGTAGCGTTTTCAAGATCACTATTTAAAAAAAGAATGGAAGAGGAGGATAAGTCATGGCAATAGTCGATGTCACCATTATACCAATTGGAACGGAAACCCCTAGTGTCAGCAGCTATGTGGCTACTATCCAAGAAGTTCTAGAAGAAATGACAAAAACCCACGACATTACTTACCAATTAACTCCCATGAGTACGTTAATTGAAGGTGATGTATCCACTTTACTGGATGTGGTTAAGAAAATTCATGAGGTTCCATTTAAACGTGGAATAGACCGAGTGGCTACAAATATTCGGATAGATGATCGACGTGACCAAAAATCTACGCTGCAAAGTAAACTTCAAGCAGTGGAAGCAAAGTTAAAGAAGGAAGATGAACAATAAGTCATCTTCCTTTCTTCATGGAAAAATGAGGAATACCCGCCTCAAAAAAACGCTCTGATGTCTTTAAGTAGCCAAGTCGTAAATAGAAAGCAAGAGCCGGTTCTTGAGCGTTTAGCACCAATTCATCTACGCCTTTTGCGAAACCTACTTCTTCTATTTTTTTCATCAATTGTTCCCCATATCCTTTATTGCGATAAGGTTCTAAAATACTTACTCGTTCAATTTTTCCTGCCTTGCCTACCATTCGTATACGAGCAGCACCGATAGCTTTCTGGTTAGCTGTAAGTAAAAGGTGGGTAGCGGTTTTATCATGCTCGTCTCTTTCTACCTGTGCAGCCACGCCTTGCTCCTTAATAAACACGTCTTCTCTAATCTCGAAGCACTGTGCTTGTAGCGACTCACTAGTAGCAACTTGTACATCAATGTGTTCAATCATGTTGACTGGCCTTGCAAAAGAAATGTTTCATAAACAGTCCACGACTCGTTATCGAGTTGGTAAAGAAGTTGAATACGATCAATGGTCTCTTGATGAGACACATCAATCATTTTAAGTTGACCTACAATATCATCATGTTCTGCCTGCTGTAGCTTTTGTGCAATGGTAATATGGGGTATAAAGACTGAATGCGCACGATCAGTCGGAAACGGTTCTTGATAAAGCTTCTCGTTCAACCAAGAAAGCTGTTTGTTTTCTTTTAGTTTGTAGAAAATGGTAGTTGATTGTGGAAAGAATGTATCTACCTTATACACATGAATATCAATTGGTGAACATTGACGAGCAATATCTCGTAACATGTGAATCATTTTTGGTAATTCCTCATTGCTTATTGAGAAACTTTCTTTTAACGTAATATGAGGTGGGATGTTCGCATAATGGGCATCATAACGCCGCCTTAATCCGTTAGCTGTGTCTTGAAAGGGTTTTGATGGAAAAAGAACAATTCCGTAATTAAGCATTAATCATACCTCCTTTATAATGGAAACAACGATTTTAATCCAGTGGAAAGATAGTTCTGCCAGTAAGTC from Shouchella hunanensis includes these protein-coding regions:
- the thiE gene encoding thiamine phosphate synthase translates to MKDFQLYVITGEAFHKGKELVTVMEDAIKGGADFIQLRDKTSSRKEVFEKAKQLKELCRSYEIPFIVNDYIDIAMAVDADGVHVGQDDMPLAHVRKLVGDDKIIGVSTHKLEEALEAERGGADYIGVGPIFKTNSKEDVVDPVTTSYIKEIKANLSIPFVAIGGIKTHNVREVIEAGADAVCVITEVVAADDVQAAAERLTKAINEAKA
- the thiS gene encoding sulfur carrier protein ThiS, with the protein product MKLTINGKERIVESKTLLDLMTELNVNGQLVVVELAGDIIPREKWSVTELDEQKPVELVHFVGGG
- a CDS encoding thiazole synthase; this encodes MKKESLTINGKTLQSRFFLGTGRYPNPFVQNEAIKASGAEVLTFALRRVNLEAPMEDSILQHLHGETFQYLPNTSGASTAEEAIRIARLAKASGLSDWIKIEISASEKTLLPDPIETLKATEVLVSEGFTVLPYTSDDPILCKRLEEAGAHAVMPGAAPIGTGLGILNEYNLGLIVEDARVPIIVDAGLGTASDVTKAMELGVDGILMNTPVAKAKDPVKMATSMRLAIEAGELAYEAGRIAKKPYASASSPTSY
- the thiO gene encoding glycine oxidase ThiO, which gives rise to MQKVVIVGGGIIGLSIALRLANKGVHVTVLEKNTCGGQASGAAAGMLAPFSEIGEDQDVFFDFSLASLRMYPEWQAFVRETSGVEFEFSPSGTLHCVYHEADLLPLSSRISWQSEYNEDMRILTQEEVLEREPHLSRDIKGAIYYPNEAHIYAPDFVKALIAACRNLKVDIYEQLGEVEIVEGSSVRLKTDTMEWEADQVVIATGAWAMKQGEALGLQLPVYPIRGQICAYRPEKPLLSHIVYTSQGYLVPKANGTIVNGASEDIAGFETAVTAKGIDRLKRWNKKMVPALEEETPFHEWAGLRPATQDGFPFIGRLTNHPSVYLACGHYRNGILLSAITAKVVAEDLLGEKVSFPLQAFHPERFS
- the thiD gene encoding bifunctional hydroxymethylpyrimidine kinase/phosphomethylpyrimidine kinase — protein: MTIPKMLSVAGSDSGGGAGIQADIKTGQELGVYTTTAVTALTAQNTVGVQEVFPVSTDFLKAQLEAVLSDIGTDVLKTGMLVSEEHIQVVCHVIDAYSIKNVVVDPVMASTSGSGLLNEAGVTALKETLLPRTTVFTPNIPEALRLTNTHEPITIADLKELAVQLYQFGPDVVVLKGGHFNGDAVDVFYDGTKLELLTEKRIQLTNTHGTGCTFASAIAAELAKGSIPLEAVKRAKVFITEAIRYGLPIGKGNGPTNHAAYKKSR
- a CDS encoding DUF1385 domain-containing protein, with translation MTNQTLACSFHDREGELRSWSKPLNAKTLGHATLLVWRSSSFWFKAICGLVILFIVVPKLLPISWQGIPFYSFFYLLFGTHFFFPGELKQYHAAEHQVFSTRGKVNHQEMEKVAQASVRNRGCSTGLVVVYFLSVAILTLLSVVFFSIMTSLMLGSYVALLFVALYVRFNRHFTFKWVVAIVLPLSYWLQERVTTKTPTQKHLECAIESYVQLGKVAFSRSLFKKRMEEEDKSWQ
- a CDS encoding MTH1187 family thiamine-binding protein, translated to MAIVDVTIIPIGTETPSVSSYVATIQEVLEEMTKTHDITYQLTPMSTLIEGDVSTLLDVVKKIHEVPFKRGIDRVATNIRIDDRRDQKSTLQSKLQAVEAKLKKEDEQ
- a CDS encoding GNAT family N-acetyltransferase; the encoded protein is MIEHIDVQVATSESLQAQCFEIREDVFIKEQGVAAQVERDEHDKTATHLLLTANQKAIGAARIRMVGKAGKIERVSILEPYRNKGYGEQLMKKIEEVGFAKGVDELVLNAQEPALAFYLRLGYLKTSERFFEAGIPHFSMKKGR
- a CDS encoding 2'-5' RNA ligase family protein, translating into MLNYGIVLFPSKPFQDTANGLRRRYDAHYANIPPHITLKESFSISNEELPKMIHMLRDIARQCSPIDIHVYKVDTFFPQSTTIFYKLKENKQLSWLNEKLYQEPFPTDRAHSVFIPHITIAQKLQQAEHDDIVGQLKMIDVSHQETIDRIQLLYQLDNESWTVYETFLLQGQST